Proteins from a single region of Mucilaginibacter daejeonensis:
- a CDS encoding DUF4886 domain-containing protein translates to MKRFLKWSLAIVLMTIAFGANVYAHGDTTQKVLRVLLIGNSFSQNASTYLPQLAKDGGHAIEFGHAELPGCPLQRHWQLAELNRTEPDNPKGKPYLGNRSLRELLADGKWDVITMQQYSMLSGNIDTYRPYARQLYDLIRQYQPKARVLMHQTWAYRSDSGSFGEVANGKLAQTEKEMYDRSRAAYHEIAKELGIGIIPNGDAFWLISSDPSTAFKKDDTFDPKTAAYPALPNEHNSLNAGYSWSNNKLNFDSHHSNDAGKYLGGLAWYAVLFKEPVNKLKFKPQSVSEAFAAKLKAAAMRAVKGVK, encoded by the coding sequence ATGAAGAGGTTTTTAAAATGGTCATTAGCCATAGTATTGATGACCATAGCTTTCGGGGCCAATGTATATGCACATGGCGATACCACCCAAAAGGTACTGCGGGTACTGCTTATCGGTAATAGTTTTTCGCAAAATGCGTCCACTTATCTACCACAGCTGGCAAAAGATGGGGGACATGCCATAGAGTTCGGCCATGCCGAGCTTCCAGGTTGTCCGCTACAAAGGCACTGGCAACTGGCGGAATTGAACCGTACGGAGCCCGATAACCCTAAAGGCAAGCCTTATCTAGGGAACAGGTCATTGCGTGAGCTTTTAGCCGACGGCAAATGGGATGTGATCACCATGCAGCAATATTCGATGTTGTCGGGCAATATAGATACTTACCGGCCTTACGCCCGTCAGCTGTATGACCTGATCAGGCAGTATCAACCCAAGGCGCGTGTACTGATGCATCAAACATGGGCTTACCGCTCCGACTCGGGGTCATTCGGTGAGGTAGCGAACGGTAAGCTGGCTCAAACCGAGAAAGAGATGTATGACCGATCACGTGCTGCATATCACGAGATAGCCAAAGAACTTGGTATTGGTATCATTCCAAACGGCGATGCGTTCTGGCTGATCAGCAGTGACCCATCTACTGCCTTTAAAAAAGACGATACTTTTGATCCCAAGACGGCCGCTTATCCAGCACTGCCTAACGAACACAACTCACTTAACGCAGGGTACAGCTGGAGCAACAACAAGCTGAACTTTGACTCGCATCATTCAAATGATGCCGGCAAATATCTGGGAGGTTTGGCGTGGTATGCCGTCTTGTTCAAGGAGCCGGTGAACAAGCTTAAATTTAAGCCGCAAAGTGTGAGCGAAGCATTCGCAGCAAAATTGAAGGCTGCAGCCATGCGAGCTGTCAAAGGTGTAAAATAA